The Carassius gibelio isolate Cgi1373 ecotype wild population from Czech Republic chromosome B9, carGib1.2-hapl.c, whole genome shotgun sequence genome includes a region encoding these proteins:
- the lnpa gene encoding endoplasmic reticulum junction formation protein lunapark-A: MGALVSRWRAKPTTVEVLEGLDKDIQSLEEYREKNQKQLKLWVYRLLLYSALLYLIACTVVYVWYIPERMIGKLIVASPFLLFPLLVWLLRKLLIVLYNKRTERNNEKLEELRAEKKKILEQVMETETYKNAKLILERFDPDSKKKLELEAQPIGPPATPRQGQELRQRLVTPRPTGRPPPVPGPSAPPTPLSAPGGPPEKGLSTSTPHGLIRRPGTPAGTPGAVMGMHPPGPPLARPILPRERGAMDRVVEYLVGDGPQNRYALICQQCSSHNGMALKEEFEYIAFRCAYCYFLNPARKTRPQAPRLPEFTADTKTSPESDPPAVAMETDLSSSPPAPEGKAASPGLVKAEAGEQQAPDSLLEEKHPEDPDPLTSVPDKPEDEHNVSAMEVD; encoded by the exons ATGGGGGCTTTGGTGTCTCGCTGGAGG GCAAAGCCCACCACCGTGGAGGTCTTGGAGGGTCTTGATAAG GATATCCAGTCCCTTGAGGAATACAGAGAGAAGAACCAGAAGCAGCTGAAGTTATGGGTTTACAGACTGCTGCTGTACTCGGCCCTGCTGTACTTGATCGCCTGTACAGTCGTCTATGTGTGGTACATCCCAGAGCGGATGATAGGAAAATTAATAGTGGCGTCACCATTCTTGCTATTTCCTCTGTT AGTTTGGCTGCTGAGGAAACTGCTGATTGTTTTATACAACAAACGAACCGAGAGAAACA ATGAAAAATTAGAAGAGCTGAgagcagagaaaaagaaaata CTTGAACAGGTCATGGAAACTGAAACCTACAAAAATGCCAAGCTGATTCTGGAGCGATTCGACCCCGACTCTAAGAAAAAGCTT GAGTTAGAGGCTCAACCCATTGGCCCTCCTGCGACTCCAAGACAAGGCCAAG AGCTGCGTCAGCGGCTTGTGACCCCTCGCCCTACTGGACGTCCTCCACCCGTTCCTGGCCCCTCGGCCCCCCCCACTCCACTTTCTGCCCCGGGAGGGCCACCTGAAAAAGGTCTGTCTACATCAACCCCACATGGTTTGATCCGGAGGCCTGGAACCCCGGCTGGGACGCCTGGAGCAGTGATGG gaATGCACCCTCCAGGTCCTCCGCTGGCCAGACCCATCCTCCCCAGAGAGCGAGGAGCCATGGACAGGGTCGTTGAGTACCTAGTGGGTGATGGACCTCAGAACAG ATACGCTCTGATATGCCAGCAGTGCTCGTCTCATAATGGCATGGCTTTAAAGGAGGAGTTTGAATATATTG CATTCAGATGTGCCTACTGTTATTTCCTGAACCCGGCCCGGAAGACACGTCCCCAGGCCCCGCGTCTCCCAGAATTCACCGCAGACACCAAGACGAGCCCAGAGTCAGACCCCCCtgctgttgccatggagacagacCTGTCTAGCTCTCCTCCTGCCCCAG AGGGTAAAGCAGCCAGTCCAGGGCTTGTGAAAGCAGAAGCTGGAGAGCAGCAAGCACCAGACAGTCTCTTAGAGGAGAAGCATCCAGAAGATCCAGATCCCCTCACCAGCGTCCCTGACAAACCAGAGGACGAGCACAATGTGTCCGCCATGGAAGTAGACTAG